TGCTACTTGGGTAGGATCTGTAGTGACGAAGTGTAAATGATATTATgtcaaatcaataacataaccttGAATAAAATTTACAGCGGGTTAACCCAAGCAGGTTAATAAGGGCTGTGTAATCGTTACTTGTAAGGGGGCAGTACAGAAGACCTCATCCACATGTTAATAAAGTTGACCACAATTCTAGtcatacataaataaaattttatatggaATAGAATTTCGTGTGTAGCAATATAGTATAGTACGATGCCATCTTCTCAACCCATTTTGTAACAAGTACAGAAAACGCATCAAATAGTTTCATCGTAGCAAGCAGTATGTAAAAGCATTAACCGTTTGCTACTATGGGATACTAAACCCTACAAGATGGTATTCAGTCAACCCAAGCAGGTAGGCTAGTAAGGGCTGTGTAATCGTTACTTGTAAGGGGGCAGTACAGAAGACCTCATCCTTTACATGTTAATAAAGTTGACCATAATTCTAgtcaaacataaataaaatttgatatggaATAGAATTTCGTGTGTAGCAATATAGTATAGTACGATCAATTTCATTAAATTCAGTGAACCAGCTTAAACGCAAACCCACCGAAGCATATAACCTATTGTTCAATACGAGAATAATGTATACTCATACTAAATGTAGTCCCACGCGGAGGACATATCAAATACTATTCTACTTACATTCTGCAATCGGAACCGAATGGCCACTCTTATGCCCAATCGCAGCGAAGCTCTTATTTCACATTCGCCGGCGGTATGACCAAGGATCGTCGGTGAATATGGGACGTTGTTTAAAGCAACAATCGCCGCTTATTATTTCTTCTTCGTGTCTCGGTTCTTGTTGTTGTCCTTATCGGCGCAAAACAATCTTCACGGCAATATAACACGTAAGCCCTGGTGTTAGACATGATATTATTCAGACATCTTTTCGACTTCAACAGTTACAAGATGAGAGAGAAAAGGTAGGCAATGATCATGCAAAAAGGCTAAAGAAGTAAATCATATATGAAAAGTAAGGTTTCGCTCACTCTTTATTGGTCCATTTGGcaatacaattttaacaaaaaaatatttatattaaaatataaatttaaaaataattaatttttacatttaattcacataatataaaactgaaattagataaattctccctataaattatgaattaactttatttctccattaagttgtattaatcaattatattaaaaaaacaataaattagaattgtaattcttatttttctaaatgtagtttttcatcatttctctttctataaatactcattatcttattctcttaatctatcactttttcattctctcattttctcccgctactttcaatttttttttttgttttgtattttttttgttattattgttgtatggattataaaaaatcaaatcaaatatcattgtaaaagcttagttttagagtttatatgatatgtatatcttatatatatatatatatatattttaatctttaaaaagtttatctccattttcgattttatattaatattttataaatcattattttcatactttcttacaatattcaccacacaacaAGATAatgaagttgaaatgatccatatctaattatctattatgtctctagTTATcccacatattcatgtatcatttttaataatttataaagatcaatataatatttaaagattaatataattatccatttatctatttataaagactattttgttttgtgattcaattgataaatctgcaaagatcaatataatatatatatctttttttgatttgaggtttttgaaaacaaaaaaaaacataattaaaccattggtttttgtgtcttttatcaaaataaaaaatgatccaaaaaagaaatcatattcaactgaaacttaaatataaaaataaaatataatattaaaaatactatttaactaaattctctaaagataaaaccattagtatgaaatctagcactataaattaaattgatgagtgaaaacaaaaaaaaaaaacaaaaaaataaaagttatccttggggttttaaaaattattgagattgaagaattcatataattttataagaaaactaatttagtttgccacttcaaaagtaatattttttttatattgaaatattatgtgtaagtgttgagtttacaccaacaaacaaccaaatcatgtgaattttgatttaggcacttggtattccttttattttaggttataaaaaattaaattatttatttataattaaagacatgtaactccatttaactcaatgTAACTCATATCCAATAATTGTagattaattcattcctcctagtaacttatttatcttttaagagaaaataattttggttaaattttaatattttttaattattttggttggctaaacttatattcatattttggttgactaaattaatatatttctcatatatattttagtttaaagcaatattatatatatatatataagtaaggttttggtctctctttattggttgattttcatttaatgttttctatttttttttaattttttttttgctttctaattgctttaaacatcatttaagacccaataaacataatacatttaactcacacattaaaataaaattataactgaaaataaaataaattatgcattaatcatattctaccactcaattttattcaaacacaataaattacaattGTAACTgcataattctaaatgtaacttccatcatttcttatcatataaataagcattctcttaATCTCTCATTTTCCCAtatttcttttactatctcattttcacattctctcattttcttcaacaatacctcaaatcatttttcgtttttcattttatttttgatttcttatttttgttgtatggattgtaaaaaacaaatgaaataacattgtaattttttagtgctaaaatttaattttagagactacatgatatatattttacattgttcttattttaaaagatttatctacattatctaatttggattattatattataagtaatcattctctcctcctcctccactaaTATCACCCAAATAAATCTGGCTACTCGACCACTTCCACAAAATCTCAGAACCATTATTCAAAATAGACCGATGGTTTTTTaatcaaaagccaaaaaaactaCAAATGAAAGGCAAACTGTAGAGAGCAAATGGAGATCTAAAAGTTGTTATTTGCTAAGAATAACTCTTGGTTGTGATTCCTTTAAATTGCGTAAGTTTTGTTTATACAAAAGATAtgtctaaattatattttttggttataaaaaatatataagttttgttttaaatttatattgaaaatttaaCATGAATGAGGTTGAATTCTCCGATTATGTATGCTCATCATCCTTTGTACTATAGCTCAAACATGTATATACAAGAAataaattgtcaaaaaatattACTCCTTATTATGTATGTGTGACTTAATAGATCTTGTATGATTTGACGAAAATCCTCATGAATATGGTATATTCTTTCTAGGAACTCTTTTGTCGAAGTCGAATGGAGGTGTGGCTACCACTGATTGGGTAATGAATAGCAGGTAgtctgattttggttttgtcacGCATGGGCTTCTGGATATACTgattttagatatctaatattttattatgtaaatataGAAAAATCAATTACTGTATTAGGTAAGAACTTTAATTAAGATTATGCAAGGGTCCCAAATCAAGCCACGTAATCTTGTTAGGACCCACGATATAATAGAACTTTTTTGAGGTCTCCAAGAATCTCTTTTTCgaatctttcctttttctgaaaaagaaaagaaaattaaatttaaatatctcCTTTTCTTCGTAAAAGGTTTTGGTTAGGTAAAGAGGATAATTCTCTTCCACATGaaaattatagtaatatagtataagaaaaaataattaaaataatataagtaaGACCTTTCATTTTCAAACCTGACTTTTGTTGATCTTCGGGTTGCCGTTTGCCATTTGCCATTGctacataaaatattttccttCAAGAGTGATGTAGACACAGTGGAGGAGCACACGTGTTAAACCCTTGTCATGACTCATCACTAAAATGGGTTCCACAACAAAGAAGTTAATTTAGCTCTCGAGGCCACCAGAGTAATCAAACCCACGTGCGTGAGACAGCCTGACCTGTCTCTCTTCTTATCTTTCGGGTCTTTCGAGTTCAAGATTTCTCGTTTTGCTTAACTCTTGGGACATCAAATAATTTGGAGccttaattataatattaattaagtcaTCAACAAGTGCAATGATCATGCTATTAATCTCTGTTCAAAAAATCTGCCGATTTGACCGATTCGAttatacttaaaatatttactttaatcACTATACAGTAAAGAACCATATGATTCGattcgatttgttttttttttatcatctgaattttattgataaagaagaaggatgCAAGTTGAAATTATAATAGCCGGCGGACTACTAAATGTTCCCAAAGTCATTAGCCCAAATGAGGGAAGCTAAGCCCCAAAAAAATAGGGAAACTGATTAAAACAAATCCATAAGCAAACATTTAAAGATGAGCAAAAGTTTTGGAGAGAATAAAACCTAAACACTATAATTGAACAAAAGCACGAGAGACTCCCGCAAAACTTCTCTATAGAACATTTAACGCTGGAAGCACCAATAAAGCCGGAAAGACCTCAACCGAAGCCAAACAAGAAGCAGACCAGCAGAGACGCAAGCAAGATACCAACGTGACCAAAGACACAAATACAACTACCCAAATACCTCACCAGCCAAACGAGGAGAGCAAGAAACCCTAGGGACAAAGAAAAACTTTGAAATCGACTGGAGACAAGCCACACAAGATCAACTGTTCTTACACGCGGACCTTCGTCGACCCAGTTTCAGCCACCTACATACATAAAACTGGTGACATCCTCGCAAGAGAAGAACTAGAGAATGAATTCACTGCTTCGACTAAAACCTGACTCCAAAACTTCACAAGGAAACTCAAAGAGAGGCTAGTAGGTGACTCAGCAACAAATTACCATCCAAATGGCTCACACCAAGAGCGAACCCAGAGAAACTCACAAATACAACCCAACAAGAGGACTCGAAGCAGAGGTAGAGCAAAGATCCAAgatcaaatccaaaaacccgaGCCACAACCAACAGTTCATACCTAAAGTACCACAAAGAATCTTAAAGGAACCCATGACCACACCATACAAACATTAGAAAGACCTCTAAAAAAAGGAGCCTAACACCCAACAAAACACTATACTAATCCCACAAACAAACTAACGCCACCATCAAGCAAACATGGAATATACCAAACATGCTTAACTTGGTGAAATTAAAATCGAttacaaaacagagaatcaaaCCCACTTTCCTGTAAGAAGAAACCCCTCGATTAAGTACCATCGAACATCAAACTGGATCAGATCTGTATCTTCAAAAGAGGGGAGAGACTTCACCGAACCAGCAAGAGAAGATAATCCAAGGCCAAATAAAGAcagagacaagaagaagaagcaaataaacataaaagaagcaCAACACTGAAGTAATAAAGCCACCAAACGTTGGCCGAAAACAAAAGCGGCTATAACGTTAtaagatataataaataataaaatattttatttttatatttatatataaattgtattgGGATATTACTGAAGTATTTGACAGCTCAATTGATTGAAGGTTTGCTAAGAACCCCTCATCATGAGGCAAAATGGTAATGTTAAACATAATCTATCGCCCTCCGATTTTTTAAACTCATTTTTTACggatttcattatttttgtatcTGGATATGACATAGAAATAGTAATTCTCTCCTATCTCTCTCctctcaaaaaagaaaacaaagccgCCGTGGTAACGTTACCGGAAATTATTCACTAAACAAAGTAATTAAAGGGCCTAATACAAACAAGTCCATTTGATAAGCCCAACACAAATGAAATCTAACGTTCCACGGTAACGTTACCGGAAATTATTCACATCGATTAACGACCGTTAGTTCCACGCCAAATATGTTAAATCtgctaccaaaaaaaaaaaaaaaaaattctgattttCCACCGTGGACAGTCACCTACTCGAGGCCCGGATCCGAATCCATCCAACGGACTGGATTGAGATTCTCAAATCAACGGATGCGATTGAATCTGACGTACACGCTCTCTTATTTGTCACTGTCTCACACACAGACAGACACACTCTCTTCGATTCTTTCAAAAACAAGTAAACgagttaggttttttttttttcctttttctcggAGGTTTCTAGAATCAACAACAATGGTGGAAGACCACAAGCACGAGGAATCGATCTTGGAGAAGATTGTTGAGAAGATCCATGGCCATGGTGACTCCTCTTCTCTTTCCGATTCCGATGACGATAAGAAATCTACatcgtcttcgtcgtcgtccTTCAAGTCAAAGATCTACCGACTTTTCGGAAGGGAGAAGCCTGTTCATAAGGTTCTCGGTGGCGGCAAACGTATGGACCTATCTCTATATCTTCGAATTtaccactctttttttttttttgctcgaTTTAGTATAGTATATAGTGATTTAGCTCGATTGAGTTGTTTATATAGCGATTTAGCTCGATCTAGTATCTTATACATAGCGATTTAGTATCTTATACAGTGATTTTACTCGATTGAGTAGTTTACTAGTGATTCAGCTGGGTTGAGTAGCTTGCATAGTGATTTTGCTCTTATCTGAAACTGAAATTGAACTTTGTTTTTGCTCGATTTAGAATCTTATACAGTTGTTTTGCTCGACTGAGTAGTTTACGCTCGATTGAGTATCTTATATAGTGATTTTGCTAGGTGAGTAGTTTACATAGTGATTTTGCTCTTATTTGAAAAGCTGAAATTGAGTGTGTATTTGTAATTCTTGTACTTGATTATCTAATTTGGTCGAACATATGCTTAACgcttgtgaaaaaaaaactcagaaactTCGCTATATCTGAATTCATTGTTTGCTGCATGTAGCTGCTGATATATTCCTTTGGAGAAACAAGAAGGTATCTGGTGGAGTGTTTGGTGCTATAACTGCTTCTTGGGTATTATTCGAGTTGATCGAATACCATTTCCTCACTTTTCTCTGTCACTTTGCCATGGCTGCTCTCGCAGCATTGTTCTTGTGGTCTAATGCTTGCACCTTTATCCACAAGTAAGTTTTTGAAACATCCTTTGTGTATGAGATAACGATGCATCAACAACTGCTTGATTAACTGTTTATACATTCTCAGGGCAACTCCTCACCTCCCGGAAGTTCACATCCCCGAGGATCCTGTTCTTCAACTTGTTTCTGGATTAAGGATTGAAATCAATCGTGGCTTTACCGTTCTTAGGAACATTGCATCAGGAAGAGATCTCAAGAAATTTATCTTGGTATCTTTCATGTTATTTACCTCGATGCAAACCggtttctttttcctttttttctcatGTTTCTAGTAAATTGCTAACACTTGCTTGCACATCTTTTAGGTAATTGCTGGCTTGTGGGCATTGTCCATTATTGGCAGTTGCTGCAACTTCTTGACATTGTTCTATATTGGTAATGATTCATATGCATCTTATTGCTTTCAATCTGACAGGAATCACACTTGCATAGCTTGATAattagtctctttttttttttgcttccagCTACTGTTCTTCTCTTCACCATTCCTGTGGTTTACGAAAAGTATGAGGACAAAGTCGATGCCTTTGGCGAGAAGGCTATGAAAGAGATCAAGAAGCAATATGCAGTGCTCGATGAGAAGGTTTTGAGTAAAGTCTTGAGCAAGATTCCAAGAGGAGCTCTGAACAAGAAGAAGGATTAAGGAATGTAAGTTACTCTCGTTGGAATCGTAGTAATGGTTCATAACATGTTTTGTTAGAAGCTGTTGGTTGATAAACCCTTTTGGTCGGtctcttgttattattattatgttcattatatatttggggtttttaaccaaaaatattttagagtaTGAGAGAACAGATggatgttaattaattattgttgttGGCTATTTGTGTTTGATTCATTTCTaatccttcttcaatattgcaCCCTATCTGAAAATTAgtccaacaaaaataaaactaaaagcgTTTCATGAGTTTTTCGCTCTTCACTGCTACTGCTACTAGGATCTTACTTTACATCATCATGAACTGTTTCTCTTCTGCTCAGCCTCCTTTCCTTCTTCTGAAGTAGAGACCGATCAggcattattaatttaattacacTGCCTTGTTTGGCAGAAGgagaaactttatttttctggTATTGCTTCCTAGTCCAAGCGCCTTTTTCACTCCATCATCCCTAACAAGTCTCTCCAGCCGTGTACACTAAAACCTCTTCCCCATCATAAGAATGtaattttagttaataatatttactttgAAGAAAGGCATTGTTGATTACCCTGAGGCTTGAGCTAATATGGATCTAGCTTTATAAATtacataaacacacacacacaaatgatcataactaacaacaaaaacagtCAATATAATTCTTTTCATCAACTTAAAAAATGGTTACTtgtatttcattttctttttcaaaaacctttttgttttgttttgtgtgtgtttcgtTTGAATTATCATAGTAGGAGTTGTGAGAGAGTCTCTATACCCTTTATAGGAAAGTTAAGTTTATGTGTGACTTTTGGTTTTCATAATAGAATAAGACTTTTGCTTCTCCGATTTCCAATGCTACTAGTTGTTGGATGCATTTCAAATTTGGAATAACATGAGTTCGTATCGAGTTTGAGTTAGTCTAATTAGTGGTTTCTTGCTTTGAGAAAACAGAAAGTAAAAATAACTTACTCCGTCTATATCAAAAATTGATTATATAGAGttttcacacaaattttaaaaaatgcttAGTAATAAATgcactatttatttatatttagtaaACTATCTTTCATAACTATTAAtacatcaaattcaaaaattatcaattaatgGTTCTTGGATATAGTTTGTTAACAACATTAATTGAtatagttttacaaaaaatgaaTCTTTATGATAGTAATACATAACGAACTAACTAATCGCAGAATGTATGTGCAAAAACTCGATCATAACTAGATTAATAAGTGCACAAACTCGATCATTATGCAATCATATGTAGTTATTAGTTGACATAACTATCATTAGTCAGGATGGCCgagtggtctaaggcgccagacTCAAGTTCTGGTCCTCGTAAGAGGGCGTGGGTTCAAACCCCACTTCTGACAATTCTTTATTTTGTccatttatgtaatttttttaactaatcgAAAGAACCCAATGAAATTTATCTCCATTtatattggaatttttttatatcttactattattaatttatatttactgttgaattttttatatcttactattattgatttagttttttaGATACTCcatgattgatttatttttaaagttacaGCACTTTATAATAATATCAAGTAATATACaggcattaaaaaaaattattgaaacagACGATTTATTATTTCAACATGAACCTAATATCAACAACAAATTTAATCATTCGTtcatctgttttttctttttccttatt
The sequence above is a segment of the Camelina sativa cultivar DH55 chromosome 10, Cs, whole genome shotgun sequence genome. Coding sequences within it:
- the LOC104719825 gene encoding reticulon-like protein B4, coding for MVEDHKHEESILEKIVEKIHGHGDSSSLSDSDDDKKSTSSSSSSFKSKIYRLFGREKPVHKVLGGGKPADIFLWRNKKVSGGVFGAITASWVLFELIEYHFLTFLCHFAMAALAALFLWSNACTFIHKATPHLPEVHIPEDPVLQLVSGLRIEINRGFTVLRNIASGRDLKKFILVIAGLWALSIIGSCCNFLTLFYIATVLLFTIPVVYEKYEDKVDAFGEKAMKEIKKQYAVLDEKVLSKVLSKIPRGALNKKKD